In Nymphaea colorata isolate Beijing-Zhang1983 chromosome 13, ASM883128v2, whole genome shotgun sequence, one DNA window encodes the following:
- the LOC116267243 gene encoding uncharacterized protein LOC116267243 isoform X2 codes for MMALAFGKLSIMVVAVFVVLGALDTGLAKAGDCRKEKEELVAACGKYCLKEKPLPFPPSAKCCSKIKAADFACLCQNVTPGDEEIFNMKLGVTLARKCGNPLPVGMKCGSYFVPEA; via the coding sequence atgatggcATTGGCTTTTGGCAAACTAAGCATCATGGTGGTTGCCGTGTTCGTGGTACTAGGTGCATTGGACACCGGCCTGGCGAAGGCGGGAGACTGccggaaggaaaaagaagagttGGTAGCTGCCTGCGGCAAGTACTGCCTCAAAGAGAAGCCGCTTCCATTTCCGCCGTCCGCAAAGTGCTGCAGCAAGATCAAGGCTGCTGACTTTGCCTGCCTCTGCCAAAATGTCACACCTGGAGACGAGGAGATCTTCAACATGAAATTGGGTGTCACCCTCGCCCGCAAGTGTGGCAATCCCCTGCCTGTCGGAATGAAATGCGGAA
- the LOC116267243 gene encoding uncharacterized protein LOC116267243 isoform X1 codes for MMALAFGKLSIMVVAVFVVLGALDTGLAKAGDCRKEKEELVAACGKYCLKEKPLPFPPSAKCCSKIKAADFACLCQNVTPGDEEIFNMKLGVTLARKCGNPLPVGMKCGSYFVPEA; via the exons atgatggcATTGGCTTTTGGCAAACTAAGCATCATGGTGGTTGCCGTGTTCGTGGTACTAGGTGCATTGGACACCGGCCTGGCGAAGGCGGGAGACTGccggaaggaaaaagaagagttGGTAGCTGCCTGCGGCAAGTACTGCCTCAAAGAGAAGCCGCTTCCATTTCCGCCGTCCGCAAAGTGCTGCAGCAAGATCAAGGCTGCTGACTTTGCCTGCCTCTGCCAAAATGTCACACCTGGAGACGAGGAGATCTTCAACATGAAATTGGGTGTCACCCTCGCCCGCAAGTGTGGCAATCCCCTGCCTGTCGGAATGAAATGCGGAA GTTACTTCGTGCCCGAAGCTTGA